From a region of the Haloferax volcanii DS2 genome:
- a CDS encoding acyl-CoA synthetase, which produces MAVDYAAESESFEWDIPEHYNIPAVIESHADAFGDRVALRFRDADGGREERTYGDLRDDMNRFANALESMGVGKGDRLIHLLPRDPDVFAVQLAALKRGALLVPSSSMLKPKDIAFRANDCEATTAVVHESLVGMVDEVRDETPLSNFVVLGGDADGWTSFSDLVADASTEHDGPALRAEDPMSINYTSGTTGQPKPVRHRHRWMRCFELVNAPYWWGVTADDDLSDELLWATTGTGWAKWFWSPVGVGLTTGATQFVYRGDFEPDAFLDIMEEEGVTRLCAVPTQYRMFAQRDLGSYDLRLKEALSAGEPLNREPIEAFREAFGVTPRDGYGQTETVALLTNYPGIDVKPGSMGKPTPGLGTTIIDENEEEVGVDEIGEIAVPVGCPGIFDGYYEKPNLDEKTFSGDYYRTGDLASRDEDGYFFFEGRADDIIISAGYRIGPFEVEDALVSHEAVAEAAAVASPHEERGSIVKAFVVLTDGYEGSDDLVDELQSFMKAQTAPYKYPREIEFVAELPKTSSGKIRRIELRSREQD; this is translated from the coding sequence ATGGCAGTCGACTACGCGGCCGAGTCGGAATCGTTCGAGTGGGACATCCCCGAGCACTACAACATCCCCGCGGTTATCGAGTCGCACGCCGACGCCTTCGGCGACCGCGTCGCCCTCCGGTTCCGCGACGCCGACGGCGGCCGCGAGGAGCGGACTTACGGCGACCTCCGCGACGACATGAACCGCTTCGCCAACGCGCTCGAATCCATGGGCGTCGGGAAGGGCGACCGGCTCATCCACCTCCTCCCCCGCGACCCCGACGTGTTCGCCGTCCAACTCGCCGCGCTCAAGCGCGGCGCGCTACTCGTGCCCAGTTCGTCGATGCTCAAGCCCAAGGACATCGCGTTCCGCGCGAACGACTGCGAGGCGACGACCGCCGTCGTCCACGAGTCGCTCGTCGGCATGGTCGACGAGGTGCGCGACGAGACGCCGCTTTCGAACTTCGTCGTCCTCGGCGGCGACGCCGACGGCTGGACCTCGTTTTCGGACCTCGTCGCCGACGCGTCCACCGAACACGACGGCCCCGCCCTCCGGGCCGAAGACCCGATGTCCATCAACTACACGTCGGGGACGACCGGCCAGCCCAAGCCGGTCCGCCACCGCCACCGCTGGATGCGGTGTTTCGAACTCGTCAACGCCCCCTACTGGTGGGGCGTCACGGCCGACGATGACCTCTCCGACGAACTGCTCTGGGCGACGACCGGCACCGGCTGGGCCAAGTGGTTCTGGAGCCCCGTCGGCGTCGGTCTGACGACCGGCGCGACCCAGTTCGTCTACCGCGGCGACTTCGAACCGGACGCGTTCCTCGACATCATGGAAGAGGAGGGCGTCACCCGCCTCTGCGCCGTCCCGACTCAGTACCGGATGTTCGCCCAGCGCGACCTCGGCTCGTACGACCTGCGGCTGAAAGAGGCGCTGTCGGCGGGCGAACCGCTCAACCGCGAACCCATCGAGGCGTTCCGCGAGGCGTTCGGCGTCACCCCGCGGGACGGCTACGGCCAGACCGAGACGGTCGCGCTCCTGACGAACTACCCCGGCATCGACGTGAAACCCGGCAGCATGGGCAAGCCGACGCCCGGCCTCGGCACGACCATCATCGACGAAAACGAGGAGGAAGTCGGCGTCGACGAAATCGGTGAAATCGCCGTCCCGGTCGGCTGCCCCGGCATCTTCGACGGCTACTACGAGAAGCCGAACCTCGACGAGAAGACGTTCTCCGGCGACTACTACCGCACCGGCGACCTCGCCTCCCGCGACGAGGACGGCTACTTCTTCTTCGAGGGCCGCGCCGACGACATCATCATCTCGGCGGGCTACCGCATCGGCCCCTTCGAGGTCGAAGACGCGCTCGTCTCCCACGAGGCGGTCGCGGAGGCCGCCGCGGTCGCCAGCCCCCACGAGGAACGCGGCAGCATCGTCAAGGCGTTCGTCGTCCTCACCGACGGCTACGAGGGCTCCGACGACCTCGTGGACGAACTCCAGTCGTTCATGAAAGCGCAGACGGCCCCGTACAAGTACCCGCGCGAAATCGAGTTCGTCGCGGAGCTACCGAAGACCTCCTCGGGGAAGATTCGCCGCATCGAACTGCGGTCCCGAGAGCAGGACTGA
- a CDS encoding cryptochrome/photolyase family protein: protein MTVWVLGDQLDPSAAPLQSDDRVLMIEAHAFGDRLPYHPQKLALVFAAMRHFRDDLRERGYEVTYLQTETFGEGLDRYFDAAPGDDLVVMDPPSHGAGERLRGLVSARGGSLTLVENDLFLTTPADFDDWAGDADSYRQEHWYRHARRETGVLMDGDDPVGGEWNYDDQNRETPPEGWTPPEAPRFEPDETTREVIELVRERYPDAWGSPEPFVWPVTREAARQALSHFVEVRLPEFGPYQDAMVDGEWALCHSLLSAATNLGLLHPREAVEAVEEAYERGDAPLNSAEGFVRQVLGWREFVRHVYRRSMPELAEANQLDQTEPLPEAYWTGETDMNCLSEAVGHVRDRGYAHHIERLMVLSNFALVYGVDPAELDRWFHLGFVDAFHWVTTPNVVAMGSFATDVLSSKPYASSGNYVNKMSDYCSSCPYAVSKTTGENACPFNALYWDFLKENEARLRGTGRMGLMYSHVDRKDDEEWEAIRARADEIRRMGRAGTL from the coding sequence ATGACCGTCTGGGTCCTCGGCGACCAACTCGACCCGTCGGCCGCGCCGCTCCAGTCCGACGACCGCGTGCTGATGATCGAGGCGCACGCCTTCGGCGACCGACTGCCGTACCACCCCCAGAAGCTCGCGCTCGTCTTTGCGGCGATGCGGCACTTCCGCGACGACCTCCGCGAGCGCGGCTACGAGGTGACGTACCTCCAAACCGAGACGTTCGGTGAAGGGCTCGACCGCTACTTCGACGCCGCGCCCGGCGACGACCTCGTCGTGATGGACCCCCCGAGCCACGGCGCGGGCGAGCGGCTTCGAGGGCTCGTTTCCGCCCGCGGCGGGTCGCTCACGCTCGTCGAGAACGACCTGTTTCTCACGACGCCCGCCGACTTCGACGACTGGGCCGGCGACGCCGACAGCTACCGACAGGAACACTGGTACCGCCACGCCCGCCGGGAGACGGGCGTCCTGATGGACGGCGACGACCCCGTCGGCGGCGAGTGGAACTACGACGACCAGAACCGCGAGACGCCGCCGGAGGGGTGGACGCCGCCCGAGGCACCGCGGTTCGAGCCGGACGAGACGACGCGCGAGGTCATCGAGCTCGTCCGCGAGCGCTACCCCGACGCGTGGGGGTCGCCCGAGCCGTTCGTCTGGCCGGTGACGCGCGAGGCGGCGAGACAGGCGCTGTCGCACTTCGTCGAGGTCCGCCTCCCCGAGTTCGGCCCGTATCAGGACGCGATGGTCGACGGCGAGTGGGCGCTCTGTCACTCCCTGCTCTCGGCGGCCACCAACCTCGGCCTGCTCCACCCGCGCGAGGCGGTCGAGGCCGTCGAAGAAGCCTACGAACGGGGCGACGCCCCGCTCAACAGCGCCGAGGGGTTCGTGCGGCAGGTCCTCGGCTGGCGGGAGTTCGTGCGGCACGTCTACCGGCGGTCGATGCCCGAGTTGGCCGAAGCGAACCAACTCGATCAGACCGAACCGCTCCCGGAGGCGTACTGGACCGGCGAGACCGATATGAACTGTCTGTCCGAGGCCGTGGGCCACGTCCGCGACCGCGGCTACGCCCACCACATCGAGCGCCTGATGGTGCTTTCGAACTTCGCGCTGGTCTACGGCGTCGACCCGGCGGAACTCGACCGCTGGTTCCATCTCGGCTTCGTCGACGCCTTCCACTGGGTGACGACGCCGAACGTGGTCGCCATGGGGTCGTTCGCCACCGACGTGCTCTCGTCGAAGCCCTACGCCTCGTCGGGCAACTACGTCAACAAGATGTCCGACTACTGCTCGTCGTGTCCCTACGCGGTGTCGAAGACGACCGGCGAGAACGCCTGCCCGTTCAACGCGCTCTACTGGGACTTCCTGAAGGAGAACGAAGCACGCCTCCGCGGGACGGGTCGGATGGGACTCATGTACTCCCACGTCGACCGCAAGGACGACGAGGAGTGGGAAGCTATCCGGGCGCGGGCCGACGAGATTCGGCGGATGGGCCGGGCGGGGACGCTCTGA
- a CDS encoding aldo/keto reductase translates to MEYTTLGDTGMEVSRICLGCMSFGTPEWREWVLDEEAGLELVDRAIELGINFFDTANMYSNGESERVLGKALEGRRDEAVVASKVYFQMDDDDPNSGGLSRKAIEQELDNSLDRLGMDALDLLQIHRYDYDTPIETTMRALDDAVRRGKTRYVGASSMWAHQFAEAQYTADSLGLDRFATMQNHYNLLYREEERETLPLCEKQGVGVMPWSPLARGYLTRPHEEFEATTRGRTDEHAKGHPYFEGGGREVNERVEELADEKGVKMAQLALSWVLHKDWVDAPIVGTSSIEHLEDAVKALDITLSDSDIDYLEEPYQPVRVSGHD, encoded by the coding sequence ATGGAGTACACGACGCTCGGAGACACCGGCATGGAGGTCTCCCGCATCTGTCTCGGCTGTATGAGCTTCGGCACGCCGGAGTGGCGCGAGTGGGTGTTAGACGAGGAGGCGGGGCTCGAACTGGTCGACCGCGCCATCGAACTCGGTATCAACTTCTTCGACACCGCCAACATGTACTCGAACGGCGAGTCCGAGCGCGTCCTCGGGAAGGCGCTGGAGGGCCGCCGCGACGAGGCGGTCGTCGCCTCGAAGGTGTACTTCCAGATGGACGACGACGACCCGAACTCCGGCGGTCTCTCGCGGAAGGCCATCGAGCAGGAGCTCGACAACTCGCTCGACCGCCTCGGGATGGACGCGCTCGACCTGCTCCAGATTCACCGCTACGATTACGACACCCCCATCGAGACGACGATGCGCGCGCTCGACGACGCGGTTCGGCGCGGCAAGACGCGCTACGTCGGCGCGTCGTCGATGTGGGCCCACCAGTTCGCGGAGGCGCAGTACACCGCCGACTCGCTCGGACTGGACCGCTTCGCCACGATGCAGAATCACTACAACCTGCTGTACCGCGAGGAGGAACGCGAGACGCTCCCGCTCTGCGAGAAGCAGGGCGTCGGCGTCATGCCGTGGTCGCCGCTCGCCCGCGGCTACCTCACCCGCCCTCACGAGGAGTTCGAGGCGACGACCCGCGGCCGGACCGACGAACACGCCAAGGGCCACCCGTACTTCGAGGGCGGCGGCCGCGAGGTGAACGAGCGCGTCGAGGAACTCGCCGACGAGAAGGGCGTCAAGATGGCGCAACTGGCCCTCTCGTGGGTGCTCCACAAGGACTGGGTTGACGCGCCCATCGTCGGCACGAGCAGTATCGAACACCTCGAAGACGCGGTGAAGGCCCTCGACATCACGCTCTCGGACTCCGACATCGACTACCTCGAAGAGCCCTACCAGCCGGTCCGCGTCTCCGGCCACGACTAA
- a CDS encoding DUF7405 family protein: MFDGSPSRREFLKAAVAAGGAAALSACLDRAPDDPVPAGTGAFEALPSRQHAWNEFCREDDHGNVEVPRHQVLLYLDLDGEGPPDEAARATVEGAFRALDRAYERSHEGVIWSVAYSPRYFDRFDDPLPDSVDLPEPRALSPFETPDFDRQDALVHLASDRADAVLEAEQALLGEADEANGVAVDADLSGVFSVASRRTGFVGAGLPAEHQSDLNGIPDGNPVPEASPLFMGFKAGFAKNQATEEYVTIDDGPFAGATTKHVANVRQRLSDWYDEEDRYHRVMKLFSPEHAEQGLVEGVGDNLGDDSGIDAMLDSLRDDAFEFGHVGHAQKAARANRDDEGNVRLLRRHFESDDDGVASLHFPSLQRGISAFEEVREAMNGTDLTDVPTVRQRVNNGILEYIFVKRRGNFLVPPREIRALPTPTGEVPGLDG; the protein is encoded by the coding sequence ATGTTCGACGGGTCTCCGTCCCGCCGGGAGTTCCTGAAGGCCGCGGTCGCCGCCGGCGGCGCGGCGGCGCTCTCCGCCTGCCTCGACAGGGCACCGGACGACCCCGTTCCGGCGGGGACCGGCGCGTTCGAGGCGCTCCCGAGCCGGCAGCACGCGTGGAACGAGTTCTGTCGGGAAGACGACCACGGCAACGTCGAGGTGCCCCGCCATCAGGTGCTCCTCTATCTCGACCTCGACGGCGAGGGACCGCCCGACGAGGCCGCCCGCGCGACCGTCGAGGGCGCCTTCCGCGCCCTCGACCGCGCCTACGAGCGGAGCCACGAGGGCGTCATCTGGTCGGTCGCCTACTCGCCGCGGTACTTCGACCGCTTCGACGACCCGCTTCCCGACAGCGTGGACCTGCCCGAACCGCGGGCGCTGTCGCCGTTCGAGACGCCCGACTTCGACCGGCAGGACGCGCTCGTCCACCTCGCGTCCGACCGCGCCGACGCGGTTCTCGAAGCCGAACAAGCCCTCCTCGGCGAGGCGGACGAGGCCAACGGCGTCGCCGTCGACGCCGACCTCTCGGGCGTCTTTTCGGTTGCGTCCCGGCGGACGGGCTTCGTCGGGGCCGGACTCCCCGCCGAGCACCAGTCCGACCTGAACGGCATCCCCGACGGGAACCCCGTCCCCGAGGCGTCGCCGCTGTTCATGGGGTTCAAAGCCGGCTTCGCCAAGAATCAGGCCACCGAGGAGTACGTCACCATCGACGACGGGCCGTTCGCGGGCGCGACCACGAAGCACGTGGCGAACGTCCGCCAGCGCCTCTCGGACTGGTACGACGAGGAAGACCGCTACCACCGGGTCATGAAGCTATTTTCGCCGGAACACGCCGAACAGGGACTCGTCGAGGGCGTCGGCGACAACCTCGGCGACGACAGCGGCATCGACGCGATGCTCGACAGCCTCCGCGACGACGCCTTCGAATTCGGCCACGTCGGCCACGCCCAGAAGGCCGCCCGCGCCAACCGCGACGACGAGGGCAACGTCAGACTCCTCCGCAGACACTTCGAGTCGGACGACGACGGCGTGGCGAGCCTGCACTTCCCGTCGCTCCAGCGCGGTATCTCGGCGTTCGAGGAGGTCCGCGAGGCGATGAACGGCACCGACCTGACCGACGTGCCGACCGTCCGCCAGCGCGTCAACAACGGGATTTTAGAGTACATCTTCGTCAAGCGCCGCGGCAACTTCCTCGTGCCGCCGCGGGAGATTCGCGCGTTGCCGACGCCGACCGGCGAAGTTCCGGGGCTGGACGGCTGA
- a CDS encoding SCO family protein, with protein MKRRTYLRAAGAGAAVGLAGCLGGGDANPNVSLSRPDRENDVSSEDLPYPAWGQQVPDVTLSDPIAGIEVSVRDIDVPHFHTYFFTNCMTVCPVLISALREVQIHSVSEGYADEVSFYPITFDPARDDADAFRAEADQMNVDMDAGNWHFLRPADESEAKSVVEDQFGVFFEKNEPDDEGNYMFTHLGLISLVNGDGYVERTYRGNQPDEQSLIDDLTALREA; from the coding sequence ATGAAACGACGAACGTATCTCCGCGCCGCCGGGGCGGGCGCGGCCGTCGGCCTCGCGGGCTGTCTCGGTGGGGGCGACGCCAACCCGAACGTGTCGCTGTCGCGGCCCGACCGCGAGAACGACGTGTCCAGCGAGGACCTCCCGTATCCGGCGTGGGGCCAGCAGGTCCCCGACGTGACGCTTTCTGACCCCATCGCGGGGATCGAGGTGTCGGTGCGCGACATCGACGTGCCACACTTCCACACGTACTTTTTCACCAACTGCATGACCGTCTGTCCGGTGCTCATCAGCGCGCTCCGCGAGGTCCAGATTCACTCGGTCAGCGAGGGCTACGCCGACGAGGTGTCGTTCTACCCCATCACGTTCGACCCCGCCCGCGACGACGCCGACGCGTTCCGCGCGGAGGCCGACCAGATGAACGTGGACATGGACGCGGGCAACTGGCACTTCCTCCGGCCCGCCGACGAGTCCGAGGCGAAGTCGGTCGTCGAAGACCAGTTCGGCGTCTTCTTCGAGAAGAACGAGCCGGACGACGAGGGCAACTACATGTTCACCCACCTCGGCCTCATCTCGCTGGTCAACGGCGACGGCTACGTCGAGCGGACCTACCGCGGTAACCAGCCGGACGAACAGTCGCTCATCGACGACCTCACCGCGCTCCGGGAGGCATGA
- a CDS encoding MFS transporter: MDSTRRERATLALAVWGVLVSQVLLYPGVSDLVTALGGGQGEYDLSAGMLFLVAEFASFVAFSSVWGALSDALGRRTWLIVAGALGGAASYVALLALATLPWLDATFGAVLIVRLLGGAMTIGAFSLSITMLADLSGGNGRNMGAAGIAIGLGAALGSVVGGQLTTIDPLAPLYASAASLTAVALLVTTVTDRTPDSTRVGVGVVLKKLAARPAFAVPYAFGFIDRMTAGFFALVGVYYFREAFGVNAAVAGGVLALFFVPFALLQYPLGSLSDRVGRFVPVVAGSMLYGVSIVAVGVAPVFELAAALMVVVGVFGALVAPATMALVTDLAESGERGAALGGFNVFGSLGFLAGFLVGGVVADVVGYLPSFLVVGFAEVAIALVALRAVKRLDGIDATQTPSSAD; encoded by the coding sequence ATGGACTCGACGCGCCGCGAACGCGCGACACTCGCGCTCGCCGTCTGGGGCGTCCTCGTCTCGCAGGTGCTCCTCTATCCCGGCGTCTCAGACCTCGTGACCGCCCTCGGCGGCGGGCAAGGGGAGTACGACCTCTCGGCCGGGATGCTGTTTCTCGTCGCCGAGTTCGCCTCGTTCGTCGCCTTTTCGAGCGTCTGGGGCGCGCTCTCGGACGCGCTCGGCCGGCGGACGTGGCTCATCGTCGCGGGCGCGCTCGGCGGCGCGGCCAGCTACGTCGCGCTCCTCGCGCTCGCCACGCTCCCGTGGCTCGACGCCACGTTCGGCGCGGTCCTCATCGTCCGCCTCCTCGGCGGCGCGATGACCATCGGCGCGTTCTCGCTGTCGATTACGATGCTCGCGGACCTCTCGGGGGGCAACGGCCGGAACATGGGCGCGGCGGGCATCGCCATCGGCCTCGGCGCGGCGCTCGGCTCGGTCGTCGGCGGCCAACTCACGACCATCGACCCCCTCGCGCCGCTGTACGCGTCGGCCGCGTCGCTCACCGCCGTCGCGCTGCTCGTCACGACCGTCACCGACAGGACGCCCGATTCGACCCGCGTCGGCGTCGGCGTCGTCCTCAAGAAACTGGCCGCGCGCCCGGCGTTCGCGGTCCCGTACGCCTTCGGCTTCATCGACCGCATGACCGCCGGCTTCTTCGCCCTCGTCGGGGTGTACTACTTCCGCGAGGCGTTCGGCGTGAACGCCGCCGTCGCCGGCGGGGTGCTCGCGCTCTTTTTCGTCCCCTTCGCGCTCTTGCAGTACCCTCTCGGCTCGCTGTCCGACCGCGTCGGCCGGTTCGTCCCCGTCGTCGCGGGGTCGATGCTCTACGGCGTGTCAATCGTCGCCGTCGGCGTCGCCCCGGTCTTCGAACTCGCGGCCGCTCTCATGGTCGTCGTCGGCGTCTTCGGCGCGCTCGTCGCGCCCGCGACGATGGCGCTCGTGACCGACCTCGCCGAGTCGGGCGAGCGCGGGGCGGCCCTCGGCGGGTTCAACGTCTTCGGGAGCCTCGGCTTCCTCGCCGGCTTCCTCGTCGGGGGCGTCGTCGCCGACGTGGTCGGCTACCTCCCGTCGTTCCTCGTCGTCGGCTTCGCCGAGGTTGCCATCGCGCTCGTCGCGCTCCGGGCGGTGAAGCGGCTCGACGGCATCGACGCGACTCAGACCCCGTCGAGCGCCGACTGA
- a CDS encoding creatininase family protein produces the protein MYIADQTWPELGDYVAESSLAVVPLGSTEQHGPHLPLATDHLIAEALAREAADRTGYLCTPTVNVGVSPHHRQFHGTMWVDPPQFRDYVESLTRNLAYHGIDRVVFVNAHGGNVQHLREVGRRLRDDGTMYAIEWMWDESIPDLVTDLFDHPGPHGGPKETSMIMHIARDLVREGELDSARDGGVVDLGDDHLREHGARTFYDAIENSGNGVFGDQTDASPEAGEELFEAAADQLVRLLSWLDDQPIDDLLAPVHVDPQPGSRR, from the coding sequence ATGTACATCGCGGACCAGACGTGGCCCGAACTCGGAGACTACGTGGCCGAATCGTCGCTCGCGGTCGTCCCCCTCGGCTCGACGGAACAGCACGGCCCCCACCTCCCGCTCGCCACCGACCACCTCATCGCGGAGGCGTTGGCCCGCGAGGCGGCCGACCGGACCGGCTACCTCTGTACCCCGACCGTCAACGTCGGCGTCAGCCCCCACCACCGCCAGTTCCACGGGACGATGTGGGTCGACCCGCCGCAGTTCCGCGACTACGTGGAGTCGCTGACGCGCAACCTCGCGTACCACGGCATCGACCGGGTCGTGTTCGTCAACGCCCACGGCGGCAACGTCCAGCACCTCCGGGAGGTCGGTCGCCGCCTCCGCGACGACGGCACCATGTACGCCATCGAGTGGATGTGGGACGAGTCGATTCCGGACCTCGTCACCGACCTGTTCGACCACCCCGGTCCCCACGGCGGGCCGAAGGAGACCTCGATGATTATGCACATCGCCCGCGACCTCGTCCGCGAGGGCGAACTCGACTCGGCCCGCGACGGCGGCGTCGTCGACCTGGGCGACGACCACCTCCGCGAACACGGCGCGCGGACGTTCTACGACGCCATCGAGAACTCCGGAAACGGCGTCTTCGGTGACCAGACCGACGCGTCGCCCGAGGCCGGCGAGGAACTGTTCGAGGCCGCGGCCGACCAGCTCGTTCGCCTGCTGTCGTGGCTCGACGACCAGCCGATAGACGACTTGCTCGCACCCGTGCACGTCGACCCCCAACCGGGGTCGCGTCGCTGA
- a CDS encoding iron transporter: MTSRRRFLAASGAVAAAGLSGCLAELGRLYTSNEPPVVSNRPDEVYVPTHTEGMRMVGSADAGDLRVGVFYSYPHRFWVMADEGDGFGTSKMSVEPGDDVHLMATVWDPETGVVVPDTGLSLEIARDGDLVIEEVVYAMLSQRMGFHYGSNFGLDGDGTYEVTVDVGAPSLRLFGDLVGRFDSPASATLDFEYSAGDRDDIPYTMLDDQQGDPGAVRPMEMDGLPLGRGPETLPGTALGGATTGSLRLVGTALDADRFGDDPYLAVFPLTPYNRLLVPRLGLTATVESGGSTRFDGRLEPGLDADLGFHYGASVPGLAGDDATADLAVDVPPQVARHEGYETAFLEFDPVRLG; this comes from the coding sequence ATGACGAGTCGGCGTCGGTTCCTCGCGGCGAGCGGAGCCGTCGCGGCCGCAGGTCTCTCCGGCTGTCTCGCCGAACTCGGTCGGCTCTACACGTCGAACGAGCCGCCGGTCGTCTCGAACCGCCCGGACGAGGTGTACGTCCCGACCCACACCGAGGGGATGCGCATGGTCGGGAGCGCGGACGCCGGCGACCTCCGCGTGGGCGTCTTTTACAGCTACCCCCACCGCTTTTGGGTGATGGCCGACGAGGGCGACGGCTTCGGCACGTCGAAGATGTCGGTCGAGCCCGGCGACGACGTGCATCTCATGGCGACCGTCTGGGACCCCGAGACGGGCGTCGTCGTCCCCGACACGGGCCTCTCTCTCGAAATCGCCCGCGACGGCGACCTCGTGATCGAGGAGGTCGTCTACGCGATGCTCTCCCAGCGGATGGGCTTTCACTACGGCTCGAACTTCGGTCTCGACGGCGACGGCACCTACGAGGTGACGGTGGACGTGGGCGCGCCCTCGCTGCGCCTCTTCGGTGACCTCGTCGGCCGGTTCGACTCCCCCGCGAGCGCGACGCTCGACTTCGAGTACAGCGCCGGCGACCGCGACGACATCCCGTACACGATGCTCGACGACCAGCAGGGCGACCCCGGCGCGGTCAGGCCGATGGAGATGGACGGGCTTCCGCTCGGCCGCGGCCCCGAGACGCTTCCGGGGACGGCGCTAGGGGGCGCGACGACTGGGAGCCTCCGACTCGTCGGTACCGCCCTCGACGCCGACCGCTTCGGCGACGACCCGTACCTCGCCGTCTTCCCGCTGACGCCCTACAACCGCCTTCTCGTCCCGCGGCTGGGACTCACCGCGACCGTCGAATCCGGCGGGTCGACCCGCTTCGACGGCCGCCTCGAACCCGGCCTCGACGCCGACCTCGGGTTCCACTACGGCGCGTCGGTTCCGGGGCTCGCCGGCGACGACGCGACCGCGGACCTCGCGGTGGACGTGCCGCCGCAGGTCGCCCGCCACGAGGGGTACGAGACGGCCTTCCTCGAATTCGACCCCGTCCGCCTCGGGTAA
- a CDS encoding cold-shock protein, with the protein MAKGKVAFFKSSGGYGFIETDDHDDDVFFHMEDIEGPDLEEGQEVEFDIEEADKGPRATNVTRL; encoded by the coding sequence ATGGCGAAAGGTAAGGTTGCGTTCTTCAAGTCCTCCGGCGGCTACGGCTTCATCGAGACCGACGACCACGACGACGACGTGTTCTTCCACATGGAGGACATCGAGGGTCCCGACCTCGAAGAGGGTCAGGAAGTGGAGTTCGACATCGAGGAGGCCGACAAAGGCCCGCGGGCGACGAACGTCACGCGGCTCTGA
- a CDS encoding bactofilin family protein, whose amino-acid sequence MFTTKQLVALLVSLLVVGSLAGVAAAQQGPSAGGAVVVDEGETVDGDLDAVGGTVVVAGTVTGDVSATAGTVLVTETGVVNGNLDAVAGSATLEGSVGGSLAYDAATATVDAAAVVDGGVRQVDDLAVAAPVVAGTPFQFGQFEGPVIPGWVVSGYWFLANFVVGAIIVLVAPGFAGRVTGLGTKQAVRSGGVGLLAIVAIPIVLLLLLLTIVGIPLSLAGGVGFLLVLWVAGVYGALVLGTWLLSLADYDNRWVALFAGLFVLAVLDFVPLGGILEFVVLLVGLGAFALALRGESADDGDESVSAPDEGPREGSPMA is encoded by the coding sequence ATGTTCACAACGAAACAACTGGTCGCGCTCCTCGTGAGCCTCCTCGTGGTGGGGTCGCTCGCGGGCGTCGCGGCCGCACAACAGGGACCGTCCGCCGGCGGGGCCGTCGTCGTCGACGAGGGCGAGACCGTCGACGGCGACCTCGACGCGGTCGGCGGCACGGTCGTCGTCGCCGGGACGGTAACCGGCGACGTGTCCGCGACGGCAGGGACCGTCCTCGTGACGGAGACGGGCGTCGTCAACGGGAACCTCGACGCAGTCGCGGGTTCCGCGACCCTCGAAGGCAGCGTCGGCGGCTCGCTCGCATACGACGCGGCGACCGCGACCGTCGACGCCGCGGCCGTCGTCGACGGCGGCGTGCGGCAGGTGGACGACCTCGCGGTCGCCGCGCCCGTCGTCGCCGGGACGCCGTTCCAGTTCGGCCAGTTCGAAGGCCCGGTCATCCCCGGCTGGGTGGTCTCGGGCTACTGGTTCCTCGCCAACTTCGTCGTCGGCGCGATTATCGTCCTCGTCGCCCCCGGCTTCGCCGGCCGCGTGACGGGCCTCGGAACGAAGCAGGCCGTTCGGAGCGGCGGCGTCGGCCTCCTCGCTATCGTCGCGATACCCATCGTCCTGCTGCTCCTGCTTTTGACCATCGTGGGCATCCCGCTCTCGCTGGCCGGCGGGGTCGGCTTCCTGCTCGTCCTCTGGGTCGCGGGCGTCTACGGCGCGCTCGTCCTCGGGACGTGGCTCCTGTCGCTCGCGGACTACGACAACCGCTGGGTCGCGCTGTTCGCCGGCCTGTTCGTGCTGGCCGTCCTCGACTTCGTCCCGCTCGGGGGAATCCTCGAATTCGTCGTCCTGCTCGTCGGGCTCGGCGCGTTCGCGCTGGCGCTCCGCGGGGAGTCCGCCGACGACGGCGACGAGAGCGTGAGCGCGCCCGACGAAGGCCCGCGAGAGGGCTCGCCGATGGCCTGA